The proteins below are encoded in one region of Rhododendron vialii isolate Sample 1 chromosome 7a, ASM3025357v1:
- the LOC131332173 gene encoding 7-deoxyloganetin glucosyltransferase-like, whose amino-acid sequence MPPMLTKTTSFSSLPSLCFSLSTRFSLSYFCLASAPLPSYKYPPVQKRDPIYLDPSQLERERERERERERESAMAKPHAVIVPYEAQGHMNPMLKVAKLLYQKGFYITFVINESNKQRLLHARGPAALDGLPSFRFAAISEGLPVPEEGTIQDPFAQCEALSRDTPLPFFKQLVHDLRSSADVPPITCIVCDGLMTFPLKVAKELDVPCALFWTPSACGFLGYSYCRKLVEKGLTPFKDESCLTNGYLDTVIEFLPAMEGIRLRDLPSVVRTANPDDFWLNFSINETDKACKGSAIFINTIVDLERGALDALSKMFPPVYAIGPLQLLEKNQIPQNSELESIAVNLWKEDLECLDWLDKKEPKSVIYVNFGSMARVTAQELLEFGWGLANSNQNFMWVIRPDLVLGESAAFPPEFEAEIKERGLLLTWVAQEKILCHPSVGGFLTHCGWNSLLESIVGGVPMICWSFGGEQTTNCWFACKHWGLGLEITEVKRAEVERLVRELMVGESGKKMKSKAMEWKKVVEDAVTAPAGSSYMNFDNLVNEVLLSKFQSR is encoded by the exons ATGCCACCTATGTTGACCAAGACCACCTCCTTCTCCTCTCTGCCgtctctctgtttttctctctctacccgattctctctctcctatttttgCTTGGCCTCCGCTCCTCTtccctcctataaatacccaccGGTTCAAAAAAGAGATCCAATATATCTGGACCCTAGccaattagagagagagagagagagagagagagagagagagagagagagcgcaatgGCGAAACCACATGCAGTGATAGTGCCATACGAAGCACAAGGCCACATGAACCCAATGCTCAAAGTGGCCAAACTCCTCTACCAAAAGGGCTTCTACATAACCTTCGTCATCAACGAATCGAACAAGCAGCGGCTCCTCCACGCCCGCGGCCCCGCCGCCCTCGATGGCCTCCCCAGCTTCCGCTTCGCTGCCATCTCCGAGGGCCTCCCGGTCCCCGAAGAAGGCACAATCCAGGACCCATTCGCCCAATGCGAAGCCCTCTCGAGGGACACACCACTACCCTTTTTTAAACAGCTGGTCCACGATCTAAGATCGTCAGCCGACGTGCCTCCGATCACGTGCATAGTATGCGATGGACTCATGACTTTTCCTCTTAAGGTCGCGAAAGAGCTGGATGTCCCCTGTGCGCTTTTCTGGACCCCGAGTGCTTGTGGGTTCTTGGGCTACTCTTATTGTCGTAAACTCGTGGAAAAGGGTCTCACGCCATTTAAAG ATGAGAGTTGTTTAACGAATGGATATCTAGACACTGTTATAGAATTTTTACCGGCTATGGAAGGTATACGTTTGCGAGATCTCCCAAGTGTGGTTAGAACCGCTAACCCGGATGATTTTTGGCTTAACTTCTCCATTAACGAGACTGACAAAGCTTGTAAAGGTTCTGCAATATTTATCAACACGATCGTCGACTTGGAGCGTGGAGCTCTTGACGCGCTTTCGAAGATGTTTCCTCCAGTATATGCAATAGGCCCTCTTCAGTTACTTGAGAAGAATCAAATCCCCCAGAACAGTGAATTGGAATCCATCGCAGTGAATCTATGGAAAGAGGATTTAGAATGTTTGGATTGGCTCGATAAGAAAGAACCCAAGTCAGTTATTTATGTTAATTTTGGCAGCATGGCTCGGGTGACAGCTCAAGAATTGCTTGAATTTGGATGGGGACTTGCCAACAGCAACCAAAATTTTATGTGGGTTATTAGACCCGATTTGGTGTTGGGTGAATCCGCAGCGTTTCCACCTGAATTTGAGGCTGAAATCAAAGAAAGGGGTTTGTTGTTAACTTGGGTTGCTCAGGAGAAAATCCTCTGTCATCCGTCGGTTGGAGGGTTCTTGACCCATTGTGGTTGGAATTCTCTTCTTGAAAGTATTGTTGGTGGTGTGCCGATGATATGTTGGAGTTTTGGCGGAGAACAGACCACCAACTGTTGGTTCGCTTGCAAGCATTGGGGACTGGGCTTGGAGATAACTGAAGTTAAGAGGGCGGAAGTGGAGAGGCTCGTGAGAGAGCTTATGGTTGGAGAGAGTGGTAAAAAGATGAAGTCAAAAGCCATGGAATGGAAGAAGGTTGTTGAAGATGCTGTTACTGCTCCAGCCGGATCATCTTACATGAATTTCGACAACTTGGTTAACGAGGTGCTCCTCTCCAAATTCCAAAGCCGTTAA
- the LOC131332174 gene encoding 7-deoxyloganetin glucosyltransferase-like translates to MAKPHAVIVPYPTQGHINPMLKVAKLLYQKGFHISFVINEFNKQRLLRARGPAALDGLPSFRFAAISDGLPVPEEGKLQDSRLYCEALSRDTPLPFFRQLVDDLRSSANVPPITCIVCDGVMSFPLKVAKELDVPCALFWTPSACGFLCYSYFRKLVEKGLTPLKDESCLTNGYLDTVVDFIPTMEGIRLRDLPNFVRTTNPDDIMLNFAIKEIEKAYKGSAIILNTIDDLEHGVLDALSKMFPPVYAIGPLQSLEKIQIPQNSELESIGVNLWKEDLECLDWLDKKEPKSVIYVNFGSVARMTAQELLEFGWGLANSKQNFMWAIRPDLVLGESTGFPPEFDAEIKERGLLLTWTPQEKILRHPSVGGFLTHCGWNSLLESIVGGVPMICWAIGGEQTTNCWFVCNHWGLGLEITEVKREGVERLVRELMVGARGKKMKARAMEWKKVVEEVVIAPAGSSSVNFDNLVNEVLLSKF, encoded by the exons atggcGAAACCACACGCAGTGATAGTGCCATACCCAACACAAGGCCACATTAACCCAATGCTCAAAGTGGCCAAACTCCTCTACCAAAAGGGCTTCCACATAAGCTTCGTCATCAACGAATTCAACAAGCAGCGGCTCCTCCGAGCCCGCGGCCCCGCCGCCCTCGACGGCCTCCCGAGCTTCCGCTTCGCTGCCATCTCCGATGGCCTCCCGGTCCCCGAAGAAGGCAAACTCCAGGACTCACGGCTCTACTGCGAAGCCCTCTCGAGGGACACACCACTACCGTTCTTTAGACAACTGGTCGACGACCTCAGATCGTCGGCCAATGTGCCTCCAATCACATGCATTGTATGCGATGGAGTCATGAGTTTTCCTCTTAAGGTCGCGAAAGAGCTGGATGTTCCCTGTGCGCTTTTCTGGACCCCGAGTGCTTGTGGGTTCTTGTGCTACTCGTATTTTCGTAAACTCGTGGAGAAGGGTCTCACGCCACTTAAAG ACGAGAGTTGTTTAACAAATGGATATTTGGACACTGTTGTAGATTTTATACCAACTATGGAAGGTATACGTTTGCGAGATCTCCCAAATTTTGTTAGAACCACTAACCCGGATGATATTATGCTTAATTTCGCTATTAAAGAGATTGAAAAAGCTTATAAAGGTTCTGCAATAATTTTGAACACGATCGATGACTTGGAGCATGGAGTTCTTGATGCGCTTTCGAAAATGTTTCCTCCAGTATATGCAATAGGCCCTCTTCAGTCACTTGAGAAGATTCAAATCCCCCAGAACAGTGAATTGGAATCCATTGGAGTGAATCTATGGAAAGAGGATTTAGAATGTTTGGATTGGCTCGATAAGAAAGAACCCAAGTCAGTTATTTACGTTAATTTTGGCAGCGTGGCTCGGATGACAGCTCAAGAACTGCTTGAATTTGGATGGGGACTTGCCAACAGCAAACAAAATTTTATGTGGGCTATTAGACCAGATTTGGTGTTGGGTGAATCCACGGGGTTTCCACCTGAATTTGATGCTGAAATCAAAGAAAGGGGTTTGTTGTTAACTTGGACTCCTCAAGAGAAAATCCTGCGTCATCCGTCCGTTGGAGGGTTCTTGACCCATTGTGGTTGGAATTCTCTTCTTGAAAGTATTGTTGGTGGTGTGCCGATGATATGTTGGGCTATTGGTGGAGAACAGACCACCAATTGTTGGTTCGTTTGCAATCATTGGGGACTGGGCTTGGAGATAACTGAAGTTAAGAGGGAAGGAGTAGAGAGGCTCGTGAGAGAGCTTATGGTTGGAGCGAGGGGTAAAAAGATGAAGGCAAGAGCCATGGAATGGAAGAAGGTTGTTGAAGAAGTTGTTATCGCTCCAGCTGGATCATCTTCAGTGAATTTTGACAACTTGGTTAACGAGGTGCTCCTCTCTAAATTCTAA